TAGCTTTGGACAACGGCGACGTTATCTAAGGTTGGATTACTAAAAGAAATAACTTGAATGGATAGAATCTAATCAAGTTTAGTTTGTCCGCGGATACTATCCGCATGCCATACCATCCTCCATCCAACTAAAAGCCTGGGGAGTTTAACAGCTCCCCAGGCTTTTCCATTTTTAGTCTAATTTAGACTAAATCCTATGGCAAAACATACAAACACTCGTATGATTTTGATTTAAACCGCCAAATTTCATGCTTGAATAATTATATTAACTATAAATCACAACCAACTGTAATTACATAATTATTGGCAGGCTCACATCAACTGTATGTGAATTTCCATTGTTTCTAAAAGAAATAATGCTTTATTTTAATGGCAAAAAGGTGCATAATATTAATAGGTAGGGGTAACCACAACTAGAAGTAAATTGGAGTCGGGAAAAAACCCTTAACATTGGTAGGATGGGGACATCATCATTAAAGCACACGCTTTGTGCGAGGAGGCTTTTATGAGTGAGATCCAAGAGTTATCCAAATGGATGACTAGGGAAAGAAGGGAAAATGCTCTTGAGGCTATGATGCCCAGAATATTGGCTAGCACTACAAAAAACAGCCGGGGCAGAATGCCCCAGATAATGGCTGAGCTTATGCCAAAATGTCTTAAAACACTTCTTCCTAAGCTTTCTAAAGAAGACCGTATTGAATTCGCACTACTTATGATTTCTATACTAGTAGACAAGGGTTCAGTTCGAATGTCGGAAGAAGAGAGAGACGAATTTGTTTCACAGCTCGTTGAACAAGTTAAAGCATAGTTTTATCTCAGCTTGGTGATTTTTGGATTAGATTTAGACTTAGCGCATAAGAGCGTTTAGGATATATTTATACCATTCATTGTTGGTCTACGTTGAATAAATCTTCGATTCGTACTATACTCACTTTCTAAAAATCATTATCCTATGTCATGTCCCAAACAGACCAACGCGCCCTACCCCACAAAAAAACCGTTCTAGCAAGCACACTTGCAATTATCCTGGAATGGTACGATTTTTCAGTTTTTGGATTTTACGCAATTATCCTATCAAAGCTGTTCTTCCCATTTGCAAGCGAGACAACTGCCATACTGTCGACATTTATGATCTTTGCATTAAGTTTTTTATTCCGCCCTCTAGGCTCTGTAATTATTGGCAGCATTGGAGATAGATTTGGAAGAAAAAACGCATTTATCCTAACTGTAATTTTAATGACATTCCCTACAGTGCTGATTGGTCTTTTGCCTACGTATGAATCTATCGGAGTTGCTGCAACAATACTTTTAATCGTGTTGCGAATTGGTCAGGCTCTATCCGTGGGGGGTGAGCGCTCAGCCACACTTTCGCTTTTTACAGAGCTTGCGCCCTCAAATTTAAAAGGTTTGTACGGAAGCATGTCTTTATTTGGAACCACTACCGGCATCTTGCTCGCTTCGGCTGTGTGCGGGCTAGTGTCAAGCTCTATGTCTCAAGCTGATCTGATGTCTTGGGGTTGGCGCATACCATTTTTATTAGGCGCACTCACAGGAATTGCTGCTCTGCTTCTGAGAAAAATAATTGAAGAATCTGAAATATTTAAGAACATGGTTAAGTCGGGGGATGCATCAAAATCACCAATTAAGGAGTCGCTAACAAAATATTGGCGCGCTGTACTCGTAGTCCTTGCTGCAACTGTTATGTTCGCAGTAAGCTTCTATTTTATATTTGTATATATCATTACATTTGGCATTAGATACGGTGGGATGCCGCTCTCTCAAATACTCAACATAAATACAGCAATATTAGGCATTATTACGCTTTTATTGCCTGTATCAGCATATCTTTCAGACAGGGTGGGAAGAAAGCCTCTTCTTGTAGTCGGATGTGCAGGAATGATAGTTATTGGATTTTTACTATTTAATACTTTTGCTGGTGATAACCTAACCAACAAAATCATAGTCCAGCTGGCTGGTGGATTATCTATGGTCTTGTTTGCCGGCGCATTTGCGCCCTTTATGGCAGAGTCATTCCCAACAAAAATTAGAATGAGCGGAATCTCTTTAGGTAACGTTATAGGATTTTCAGTGTTTGGAGGTTCAGCTCCGCTCGTAGCCTCGTATCTGATTTCAACTACCGGCAGCGTAGATGCACCAGGATATTATTTGAGTTTGGCATCAGTTATTTCTCTAATTGCAGTTTTGACCATTAAAGAAACATATAAAAACAAACTCGGATAATCA
This portion of the Thermodesulfobacteriota bacterium genome encodes:
- a CDS encoding MFS transporter, which gives rise to MSQTDQRALPHKKTVLASTLAIILEWYDFSVFGFYAIILSKLFFPFASETTAILSTFMIFALSFLFRPLGSVIIGSIGDRFGRKNAFILTVILMTFPTVLIGLLPTYESIGVAATILLIVLRIGQALSVGGERSATLSLFTELAPSNLKGLYGSMSLFGTTTGILLASAVCGLVSSSMSQADLMSWGWRIPFLLGALTGIAALLLRKIIEESEIFKNMVKSGDASKSPIKESLTKYWRAVLVVLAATVMFAVSFYFIFVYIITFGIRYGGMPLSQILNINTAILGIITLLLPVSAYLSDRVGRKPLLVVGCAGMIVIGFLLFNTFAGDNLTNKIIVQLAGGLSMVLFAGAFAPFMAESFPTKIRMSGISLGNVIGFSVFGGSAPLVASYLISTTGSVDAPGYYLSLASVISLIAVLTIKETYKNKLG